Proteins found in one Oncorhynchus gorbuscha isolate QuinsamMale2020 ecotype Even-year linkage group LG15, OgorEven_v1.0, whole genome shotgun sequence genomic segment:
- the LOC123996458 gene encoding proline-rich extensin-like protein EPR1, giving the protein MRTQVALCNYHPQTQVALCNYHPQTQVALYSGSPVKLPPTYSDSPVKLPPTDSGSPVKLPPTDCSSPVKLPPTDSDSSSPVKLPSTDSGSPVKLPPTDSDSPVKLPTTDSDSSSPVKLPPTDSGSPVKLPPTDSGSPVKLPPTDSGNPVKLPPTDSCSPVKLPPTDAGSPVKLPPTDSGNPVKLPPTDSGSHVKLPPTYSGSPVKLPPTDPGSPVKLTPTDSDSVSPVKLPPTDSGSPVKLPPTDSGNPVKQPPTDSGNPVKLPPTDSDSSSPVKLPPTDSGSPMNLPPTDSGSPVKLPPTDSGSPVKLPPTDSGSPVKLPPTDSGNPVKLPLTDSDSGSPVKLPPTDSGSPVKLPPTDSGSPVKLPPTDSGSPVKLPPTDSESGNHVKLPPTDSGSPVKLPPTDSGSPMNLPPTDSDSGSPVKLPPTDSGSPVKLPPTDSGSPVKLPPTDSGNPVKLPPTDSGNPVKLPPTDSGSPVKLPPTDSGNPVKLPPTDSGNPVKLPPTDSGSPVKLPPTDADSSSPVKLPPTDSGSLVKLPPTDSGSPVKLPPTESGNHVKLPPTDSGSPVKLPPTDSGSPVKLPPTDSGSPVKLPPTDSGSPVKLPPTDSDSSSPVKLPPTDSGSLVKLPPTDSGSPVKLPPTDSGSPVKLPPTDSGSPVKLPPTDSGSPVKLPPTDSGSPVKLPPTDSGNPVKLPPTDSGNPVKLPPTDSGSPVKLPPTDSGSPVKLPPTDSGNPVKLPPTDSGSPVKLPPTDSGSPVKLPPTDSSSPVKLPPTVSGSPVKLTPTD; this is encoded by the exons ATGAGG actcaggtagCCCTGTGTAACTaccacccacagactcaggtagCCCTGTGTAACTaccacccacagactcaggtagCCCTGT ACTCAGGCAGCCCTGTGAAACTACCACCCACATACTCAGACAGCCCTGTGAAACTaccacccacagactcaggtagCCCTGTGAAACTACCACCCACAGATTGTAGCAGCCCTGTGAAACTaccacccacagactcag ATTCAAGCAGCCCTGTGAAACTACCATCCACAGACTCAGGCAGCCCTGTGAAACTACCACCCACAGACTCAGACAGCCCTGTAAAACTACCAACCACAGACTCAG ATTCAAGCAGCCCTGTGAAACTACCACCCACAGACTCAGGCAGCCCTGTGAAACTACCACCCACAGACTCAGGCAGCCCTGTGAAACTACCACCCACAGACTCAGGCAACCCTGTGAAACTACCACCCACAGACTCATGCAGCCCTGTGAAACTACCACCCACAGATGCAGGCAGCCCTGTGAAACTACCACCCACAGACTCAGGCAACCCTGTGAAACTACCACCCACAGACTCAGGCAGCCATGTGAAACTACCACCCACATACTCAGGCAGCCCTGTGAAACTACCACCCACAGACCCAGGCAGCCCTGTGAAACTAacacccacagactcag ACTCAGTCAGCCCTGTGAAACTACCACCTACAGACTCAGGCAGCCCTGTGAAACTACCACCCACAGACTCAGGCAATCCTGTGAAACAACCACCCACAGACTCAGGCAACCCTGTGAAACTaccacccacagactcag ATTCAAGCAGCCCTGTGAAACTACCACCCACAGACTCAGGCAGCCCTATGAATCTaccacccacagactcaggtagCCCTGTGAAACTACCACCCACAGACTCAGGCAGCCCTGTGAAACTACCACCCACAGACTCAGGCAGCCCTGTGAAACTACCACCCACAGACTCAGGCAACCCTGTGAAACTACCACTCACAGACTCAG ACTCAGGCAGCCCTGTGAAACTACCACCCACAGACTCAGGCAGCCCTGTGAAACTACCACCCACAGACTCAGGCAGCCCTGTGAAACTACCACCCACAGACTCAGGCAGCCCTGTGAAACTaccacccacagactcag AGTCAGGCAACCATGTGAAACTACCACCCACAGACTCAGGCAGCCCTGTGAAACTACCACCCACAGACTCAGGCAGCCCTATGAATCTaccacccacagactcag ACTCAGGCAGCCCTGTGAAACTACCACCCACAGACTCAGGCAGCCCTGTGAAACTACCACCCACAGACTCAGGCAGCCCTGTGAAACTACCACCCACAGACTCAGGCAACCCTGTGAAACTACCACCCACAGACTCAGGCAACCCTGTGAAACTACCACCCACAGACTCAGGCAGCCCTGTGAAACTACCACCCACAGACTCAGGCAACCCTGTGAAACTACCACCCACAGACTCGGGCAACCCTGTGAAACTACCACCCACAGACTCAGGCAGCCCTGTGAAACTACCACCCACAGACGCAG ATTCAAGCAGCCCTGTGAAACTaccacccacagactcaggtagCCTTGTGAAACTACCACCCACAGACTCAGGCAGCCCTGTGAAACTACCACCCACAGAGTCAGGCAACCATGTGAAACTACCACCCACAGACTCAGGCAGCCCTGTGAAACTACCACCCACAGACTCAGGCAGCCCTGTGAAACTACCACCCACAGACTCAGGCAGCCCTGTGAAACTACCACCCACAGACTCAGGCAGCCCTGTGAAACTACCACCCACAGACTCAG ATTCAAGCAGCCCTGTGAAACTaccacccacagactcaggtagCCTTGTGAAACTACCACCCACAGACTCAGGCAGCCCTGTGAAACTACCACCCACAGACTCAGGCAGCCCTGTGAAACTACCACCCACAGACTCAGGCAGCCCTGTGAAACTACCACCCACAGACTCAGGCAGCCCTGTGAAACTACCACCCACAGACTCAGGCAGCCCTGTGAAACTACCACCCACAGACTCAGGCAACCCTGTGAAACTACCACCCACAGACTCAGGCAACCCTGTGAAACTACCACCCACAGACTCAGGCAGCCCTGTGAAACTACCACCCACAGACTCAGGCAGCCCTGTGAAACTACCACCCACAGACTCAGGCAACCCTGTGAAACTACCACCCACAGACTCAGGCAGCCCTGTGAAACTACCACCCACAGACTCAGGCAGCCCTGTGAAACTACCACCCACAGATTCAAGCAGCCCTGTGAAACTACCACCCACAGTCTCAGGCAGCCCTGTGAAACTAACACCCACAGACTAA